Genomic window (Dictyoglomus thermophilum H-6-12):
TCAAACTCCACAACATAAGGACAATCTGGATCGTATTCATTGATAATTCCACTTCTCTCCTCTTCTGCCGACAATATTTCCCAAATTCTCTCTAAAGCTGCCTTAGCTTTTCGGTAGGAGTTTATAATGTTAGGAAGTACATTCATGGGTGCTATAAAAATATTGATTAATCCTATAAAAGATATTATTCCGCCAACACTTATCTCACCACTTATCACTAACCTTCCTCCAAATAGAAACATCATTATAAAGGGACTTAAAGAAATAATCTCTTTCATAGGATCAAGAATCACTTCAAAGCTTGCAGATCTTAATCCCTCTTTGAATGCTCTTTTAATCTTTTCATCAAATAAACTCACCATTTCAGACTTGAGATTAAAAGCTTTTATTACTGTTATCCCTGATAATGTATCTTGAACTAAAGTGTTCACATTTCCATACTCATCTTGCTGTTTTTTTGTATACTTTTCCACGGGTTTTGAGATAATGATTGAAAGATAAATACATATAGGGATTATGACAAAAGTAAAGAGAGTCAACTTCCAGCTTATCTGGAAGGCAAGAATTACCCCAAAAATAAACACAAAAGGCTGGTAAAAAATATCTCCTAAAGAAGAGTTAAGAAAATTTTGTATCAAAGATAGATCATTAGAAAGATTTGATATAAAATCTCCGGTAGCCCTCTTTTCGATAAATTCTAAATTAACTTTTGTCAACTTTTTACCAATATCTAACCTTAACTCATTCATATATTTTTCGGCAAATTTTCCTAAGTTAAAGGCCTTAACATACTCTAAAAAAATTCTTACAATAGAGATTAAAAGTACTGTAAGAAAAACCCTCTTAAAGCCCTCCAGATTCTTTGCTAGAACAAAATCTATCAGGTATCTCTCCATATTTCTAAAATAAATATTAATAAATGCCACCATAAGAGATAAAAGAATTATAGACAATAACAAAGACAGATTTTTCCTTAAAATAGAATAAATAAATCCCTTTCTCATCCGTCACACCTCTAAAATTTTTAATTTTTACTTGTAATATTTTAAAATTTAAACTCAATTTTTGTCAATATAAGAGTTAAAAATTTAAATCACAGTTTCAAAAATAGCAAAAAAATTGATGCAATTAAAAATTAACCACTGTAACACGAGAAACAATATTTACTATTTGTAAAATTACCTTCTTCTAACCTTTATATCAAAGGCTTCACCTGGATTGTCTACAAGTAATCTATTAATAATATCCTCTCCAATATTTCTCTCTACAAGTTTAGGAATGAGCTTGTAAGATATATCAGTATAAGGCCTTATATTTTGAGATTCTTTAGGCTTTCCTACTGTAAACCAACCAGCATCATGAGAAATTAAAATCCTATCTATAAATCCTTCTTTTATAACTCGCTCTATTAGATTTAAATGATATTCTATTGGCCTTCCTCCTACGGAATCATATTCAAGAAAAGCCCCTCTATCTAATAACTCAAGGTGAACATCAAAATCCTCAATAGCATCTGCATGGACAATAATAAGAGCAGAAAGATCTACTTTTTCTTCTTCAAAAATCTTTGCAACTTCAAGAGCGCATTGCTTTTCTCCAGTATGGCACGCCACTGTAAGTCCAGTCTCAAGATGAGCAAAGGCAGAAGCTCTTATTAATTTTTCATCTATATCATTTAAAGGACCAGGATTTACAGCAGTTTTAATAAAACCAGGTTTAATTCCATCTTCAATACTATTTTTCCATTCATTAATCCACATCTCTGCGAAATCTTCCGGAGAAAGTTGCCGGTACTTTTTGGGAACATGCTTATCCTCTCCTGCCCCATAAAAACCTGTATTTGTTATAATATTCAAACCGGTTTTTTCTGATAATATTCTTAAAATCTTTACATCTCTTCCCACATATTTAGGAGTGCACTCAAAAAAGCTGTTATAACCCAATTCTTTGATTTCTACTAAATAGGGTAGCATAACTTCCACAATATCGTTTCTTAAATTGTCATCAATAACTATCTGTTCTTCAGCAGAGGAAAAATCCACCAGAATATGCTCGTGTACCAAACTTTTCCCTATTTCTTTTCTATCTACTGCCCCTCTTACAGTCATAATCATAATAGATCACCTCATTTCTTTTTTTAAAATATTCTCTCACAAAAAAAGATATAATATAAGATATGAGGAAGTTTAACAAACCCAAAATAATATATAGCACTTGTCTTACCTCAGAACCTGTGAGGTATGATGGAGGCATAATAAGAGATGCCTTTGCCTTAAAGCTAAAAGAATTTTGCGAAGTGATAACTGTATGTCCTGAGATCTCTATAGGCCTTGGAGTCCCAAGAGATAAAATAATATTATATGTTGAAGAAAATAGAATAAAGGTTTATCAGCCCAAAACAGGCTTAGACCTTACCAATAAGATGTTGGATTTTTCTGAAGATTTCTTAGGTAAACTTCCAGAGGTAGATGGCTTTCTGTTAAAAAGCAAATCACCTTCTTGCGGTTTATCAAATACTATGATCTATAAAGATAAAGAAGGAAAAATCTTTCATTCTAAGGGAATAGGTCTTTTTGCTCATAAAGTTTTAGAAAAATTCCCCAATATTCCTGCAGAAGATGAGGGAAGACTTAGAAATCCAGAAATTCGAGAAAGATTCTTGACGAGAATATTTGTATTGGCAGATTTGAGAATTCTAAAAGAAAGACCCCCAAAAATAAGAGACCTAATAGAATTTCACCAGAATAATAAATATCTTCTTATGGCTTATTCCCAAAAACACCTAAAGGAGCTAGGAAACCTATTGGCAAATCAAACTAAATACTCTTTTGAGGAATTAATAGAGAAATATACCATTTTCTTCAGAGAGGCCCTTTCTGTGATTCCTAAAAGAGGAAACCATACAAATGTTATCTTCCACATATATGGATACTTTTCAAAAAAATTAAAAGAAGGAGAAAAAAACCATTTTTTATATCTTCTCAATCTATACAGAAAGGCAAAAATCAATTTAAGACCAATTATTGAAATTTTAAAAAGTTGGGCATATAGATTTGATGATCAGTACCTTTTAAATCAAACCTACCTAAATCCATATCCTGATGAACTTACACATATTGAATAAACCTCGATCTTTATGATATAATTTCTAAAACTAAAAATTGAATATAGGTTTCCAGGGGAGCTGAGGGGATAAGCTCGGCTGAGAGGAGACCTAAAATCCCGGTCTCGACCCTTTGAACCTGACCCGGGTAATGCCGGCGGAGGGAGAGAACATAAGGAAAATAAAGGACCGCTCGGTATAAACCGGGCGGTCCTTTATGTTTAATTAGGAGGGAAGAACATGCTTGTAAACGATAGAGAAATAAAATTTAAAGGCAATCTAAAAGACCTACTTCTTTTTCTAAATTATCCCACAGAGAAAATCGTAGTATTGGTAAACGGAGAGATTGTAAAAAAGGAAAACTGGGAAAACATGAAGTTAAAAGATGAAGATTATATAGAAATTGTCTCCCTTGTAGGAGGAGGTTAAATAACATGAGCTTGATTATTGCGAACACCGTTGTAAATAATCGTTTATTTGTAGGCACAGGAAAATTACCTGATTATAGTATCATCCCTAAAATGCATGAGGAACTCAAAATAGAAGTGTTTGCTGTAGCAGTAAGAAGAATAAATCCTGAAAGTGGTAAGGGATATTCTATTTTAGATTTCCTCCCCAAAACTGCCAAAATAATGGTAAATACTTCTGGAGCAAGAAATCACAAAGAAGCTGTAAAAATTGCGGAAATAGGGAGAGAACTGACAGGTTCTGACTGGGTAAAGATAGAGATATCAGGGGAACTAAAATATCTATTACCTGATAATGAAGAGACTATAAAAGCAGCAGATATACTTGTTAAGGAAGGATTTAAAGTATTTCCTTACATATCACCAGACCTGGTGGTGGCAAAAAAATTAGAGGAAATAGGGGTTTCTGCAGTAATGCCTTTAGGTTCTCCTATAGGAAGCAATAAAGGCATAGACTGTGAAACCTTGTTAAAAGCAATTATAGATGAAATATCTCTACCTGTAATAATTGATGCAGGTATAGGAAAACCCTCTCATGCCTCAAAAGCTATGGAATTAGGAGCTGATGCAGTACTCATAAATACTGCTATAGCCACATCAAATGATCCCTTTAAAATGGCACAAGCTTTTGATTTAGCGGTAAAAGCAGGAAGATTAGCTTACGAAATTGGCCTTCCTCAAGAAAAAGAATATGCTGATGCTTCATCTCCATTAGTAGATTTTATAAAAGGAATTAGGTGAGATTATGTTAGAAATCTTAAAAGAAGCAGATGAAATTTTGAAAAATCTTAATAATCTAGAACATAAAGGGGTTAATATAAAGAAAATCTTAGAGAAAGCTAAAATATCAAGGGAAGAACTAATCATTCTTCTCACGGACAATTCTGACGAAAACCTTATACTCATGGCTAAAAAAGCTAAGCAACTTACTGAGAGATACTTTGGAAAGACTATAACTCTTTTTACTCCTCTTTATCTTTCCAATTACTGCTTTTCTCCTTGTGATTATTGTGGTTTCTCAGCTAAAAATAAAATTTTTAGAAAGAAGCTTGATCAACAAGAAATAGTAAAAGAATATGAGGCAATCAAAGAAATGAATATTGATAGTATTTTACTTCTTACGGGATGCGATAAAATAAATACACCTTTCGAGTACATACTTGATGCAGTAAAGCTTGCAAAAAATTATTTTTCTGAAATTTCCATAGAGGTTTACCCTATGGAAGAAGAGGAATATGAGATATTAGTAAAAGAAGGACTAACAGGAGTAGTACAGTATCAAGAAACATACAATCAGGAAACTTATAAAAAACTTCATCCTATAGGTCCAAAAAGTGATTATGAATATAGACTGTATACTCAAGAAAGAGCTCTAAAGGCGGGAGTTTATGAGGTAACTGTAGGAGTACTATTAGGACTCCATGATCCTGTGGAAGATGTATTTAAAACAATCCTTCACGCAGAGTACCTCTCTAAAAAATATCCTAAGGCAGAAATTAACATATCCTTCCCAAGATTTAGAGATCCCCAAACAGGCTTCAAACCTAAATATGAGGTAAACGAAAAATCTCTCTTAAGATTTATCCTCTGTGCAAGAATATATTTACCTCACGTAGGAATAACTATATCCACAAGAGAAAGCAGTATGTTTAGAGATAGTATTATAGGCTATGGCGTTACTAAAATGTCTGCAGGATCAAGAACCACTGTAGGAGGATATTCCAAGATTGAAAATACCAACGCTCAGTTTGAGACTGATGATAAAAGAAGTGTAAACGAAATTGTTAAAGCAATAAAAAATAAAGGATATAGACCAGAATTTACAAATTGGATAAGAGGAGGTCTTTATTAATGAACTTTTTTGAAGAAATGTTATTAAGCTATTTTACCAAAGAACAACTTGATAAGATACAAAAAACCCGCATAGTAATAATGGGCTGTGGTGGGCTTGGCTCAAATGGAGCCATCACATTAACCAGAACAGGATTTAAAAATTTCATACTCATAGATCATGATAAGGTAGAGATTTCAAACCTAAATCGTCAAGCTTATTTTTTTAATCAAATAGGAATGCCTAAGGCAAAAGCCTTGAAGGAAAACATATTAAAAATAAACCCTGATTGTTACATTGAAGAGTATGTAGAAAGAATAACCTCTGAAAACATAGAGAGCTTTATGCATAAAGGAGATATCATCATGGAAGCAGTAGACTCCGCTCAGACAAAAGCCCTCATTTTAAACACTGCTATAAAACTTAATAAAAAAGTAGTTTCTGCCTCAGGAGTGTGTGGCTATGGAAATTCTGAAAAGATAAAAATAAGAAGAATTAATAATAATGTGTCTATTATTGGAGACTTTGAAAGTGACAACTCGGTTTTTAAACCATATGCCCCTAAAGTAATTGCCATATCAAGTCTTCAGTGTGATGAAATATTGAGGATGGTGCTTTATGAATAAAGGAGAAAAACTAAGCTTATTTAAAGATTATAATTTGTACTGTTTAACTTGTGAAGATTACTCCTTAGGTAGAAGAAATATCGATGTGGTAAGAGAAATTCTTAATGCAGGTGTTAGGATAATTCAATACCGAGAAAAGAAAAAAACTATGAGAGAAAAATACCAAGAAGCAAAGAAAATAAGAGAATTAACAGCTCAATACAATGCCCTGCTCATAATAAACGACCATCTGGACCTTGCTAAAATCGTCGAAGCCGATGGAGTACACATTGGTCAAGAAGACTATCCCATAGAAGTTGCTAAAGAGTATTTAGGTGATGAATTTATTATAGGTCTTACCACTCATACAAAGACACAAGTTATAGAAGCATTTCAAAAAGGAGCCGACTACATTGGTCTTGGTCCTATCTTCCCAAGCTATACAAAGGAAAAACCCCATCCTCCCATAGGCTTAGAGATAATTGAGTGGGCTGTAAACCACGTCCATATTCCCATAGTAGCCATTGGAGGCATAAAAGAATCTAACATTTACGAAGTCCTAAAACATGGAGCAAAGTGTATTGCAATGGTAACCGAAATAGTTTCTTCTCAGGATATTTATGAGAAAACAAAGAATATTATTCGTATATTGGAGGGATATAAAAATGGAAAAAACCTTGCTTGAAAAAGCCAAAAACAAAGAAATATCCATAGAAATAAAATCTGCCTTTGAAAATGAAGAAATTCCATCCCTTGAGATCTTGTTACAAAATATATCCGAAGGAAAAACAGTTATTCCAGCAAATAAAAAAAGAAAAAGAGAAAAATATTATGCCATTGGAAAAGGTTGTACCGTAAAGATTAACGCAAATATTGGAGTAACAGCAAATTATTCTAGTTTTGATAAAGAGCTAAAGAAGGCCGAACTTTGTGAAAAATATAATGTGGAATCAGTTATGGACCTTTCCTGTGGCGCCTTTGCCCAAAGATTCAGAGAAAAACTTATAAGAGAATTTTCTTTCATAGTAGGAAGTGTACCAGTGTATGATCTTTCTGGCAGATTTAAAGATTTTACAAAAGCAAAACCTAAAGACTTTTTAGAAGTCCTTGAGGAACATGTAGAAACAGGAGTTGATTTTGTCACCATACATGCAGGAATAAACAGAGAACTCGTTGAAAAGATAAGCACTAAAAACCGTATACTCAACATCGTATCTCGCGGTGGATCTATGATCTACAAATGGATGAAAGAAAATAAAGCTGAAAATCCATATTTTGAATACTTTGATGACGTGCTTAAGATATTAAAAAAATATGATGTAACCATAAGTATAGGAGACGCTTTTAGACCAGGATGCGTAGAGGATGCAGGAGAAGAACTACAAATAAGAGAAACCTACATAGTAAGCCAACTTGCAGAAAAAGCAAGAGAATATGGCATACAAGTAATTATAGAAGGACCTGGTCATGTAAGAGCCAACGAAATATACTGGACTGTTAAAATGATTAAGAAAATATGTAAGGATGCTCCCCTCTATGTTTTAGGACCTCTTACCACAGATATAGCAGCAGGATATGATCATATATCCGGAAGCATGGGAGCATTGATTGCATCTCTTGCTGGAGCTGACTTTCTATGTTACGTTACTCCAGCAGAACATTTGAGATTGCCTGATCTGGAAGATGTAAAAGAAGGAATTATTGCCTTCAAGATTGCAGCCCATAGTGCAAATATAGCAAGAGGCTTTAAAAAAGCCTTAGAAAGAGATATAGAGATTTCTATAGCAAGAAGAGATTTAAATTGGGAAAAGATCATAAATCTATCTATAGATCCTGAAAAAGCTAAAAGGTACAGAGGAGAGCTTAACAACATTTGTACCATGTGTGGTGAACTTTGTGCCATCAAAAACAGTAACTAAGATATTAGTCATAGCTGGATTTGATCCATCAGGCGGTGCAGGAATACTATTAGACACAAAGATAATCCATTATCTTGGAGGTTATGCCTTTTGTATTCCTACCTGTCTTACTGTTCAAAACACTCAAAAAGTTTACAAAACCTATGAGATAAACCCAAAATATTTTTTAAAAACCTTTGAAGCCCTAATAAAGGACGTTGATTACTTTGATGGTGTAAAAATAGGCGCACTATATTCAAAAAAGATAATTGATTTAATAATAAATTTAATAATAACATACGAACTCAAAAATATAATCCTTGATCCAGTTATTAATCCCACAAAAGGTAAACCGCTTCTGAAAAAGGATGCCTTTTCTTCCTTACTTCAACTTATATCCCTTTGCAGTGTTATAACCCCTAATATACCAGAGGCAGAATTTTTAAGTGGAATAAAAATAAAGTCCCTTGATGATATGGAGTTTTCCTTACTAAAAATTAGAGATAAATTTAATATCAAAAATATTATCCTAAAAGGTGGACACTTAGCCATAGGAAACGAAGTATATGATTTGCTATATACCGAAGACAAGATTATATCCTTTAAAAAGGAATATTTGAAAAATAAGCACATTCATGGAACAGGATGCCTTTTTTCATCAATTCTTACCTTTTTTCTTGCCCAAAATCTAAGTATAGAGAAGGCATTTTATGAAACAGAAAACAATTTTAACAAATTTATTAAAAGGGCTATAAAAATCTCAAAAGGACAATACGTGATAAATTTATAAGAAAGAACTAAAATGCAAAGAAAATGTTTATACAATAGTTTTTATCTGAAACTATTTACATTTATGAACTCCTTGTGTTATAATTTATCCGTAAATTTTCTTAAGGGGGAGGTTTAGAATTTATGAGAAAAAATTTGTTAATCTCACTATTAATCATTTCTTTTCTCTTTTTGATCTTATCCAGCACTGCTTGTGCTCCCTCCAAACCACCAACTCCACCACAGCCCGAGCAAGACACAGCAATATATAACTTTGAAGATGAAACTCAAGGGTGGCAACAAGCAAGTGGAGATGATGGTTCAGCAGTAATAAATGTATCACAGGATACCTCAAAAGCATATAAAGGGAGTGGTAGTTTAAAGGTAGATGTAAAACTAATTAAAGGAACACAAGAAAAAGCAGGCGTGGAAGTATATTTTGCTAATCCTGTAGATATGACAGGAAAAACATTAACAATTCATATGTATATTGACCCTGCCATAAAAGGAACAAACAATGGTATACAAATCTTTGCAAAAGATGATGACTGGTCCTATGGAGCAGGTCCATGGATCTCAGTAACAGATGACAAAGTAGGTAAATGGATAGAAGTGTCTCTAAACTTTGACAATCCTGGATGGAGCTGGTCAGGTGGCGGAAGTGATAATAACTTAGACATAACTAAAATAAAAGCAATTGGAGTTAAAATTCAAATGGGTGGACAAACTCCAGCAGGCGAAACTTTAGAGGGCTCATACTGGCTTGATTCAATTAATTACTAAATCAGCTAAGATTGAGCGAGGAGCTTAACAATTTTAGGTATAAGCTCCTCGCTCTTACCAGTTTAATCTCACTACTTCCTCTTTTATTCCCTTATCGGTAACTTCCATCAAAACAAAATGAGGTTTTCCTTCATCTAGATCTGACGAAACATAAGGGCGTGCTCCCCCAATACCAGAAATAATATATACTACCCCATTAATTTCTTTTCTGTAGTACATATGAATATGTCCAGAAAAAACATAATTTACTTTATACTCTTCAAATAACTTCATTAGCATCTTTGATTCCACAGGATCAGCTTTATGAAGCAGAAAAAATAAACCTGGAGATATAACTGGTTGATGCATAAAGACGAATTTATACTTCTTATCGTTCTCTTTAAGTACATTAGTTAACCATTCAAGTTGAGTTTTTCCAAGAATTCCCGAAGAATTATTTAAAATTATAAATCTTGCGTTTTCATAATCAAAATAATAATACAAAGGCCTACCAGTAAATTTTTGAAATTTTTCTCCCCTTGGATCCTTATAAAGATCATGATTTCCAGGAACAATGTAAAAGGGTATATTAACATTTCTTAAAAGTTCGCCTATATATTTATATTCTTTCTCAGTACCCTCTACTAATATGTCTCCAAGCTGGATAATAAAATCAGGCTTCCTTTTTAGAATTTCAGAAAGATTTCTTTCAAAAACCCCTGGCACAGGCCTTCCTGCTCTATCTCCTATTACTGCAAAAGTAAAACCATAAGCAAAAGAGCACAGACCTATGATTAAGAGAATTATGGTTATTAACTTCTTTATTTGCTTCATTTGTTATCTCTTTACCTTATTAAATTAGTATATATCTCCTTTGTTTTCCCAATTTTATCCTCTATTTCTCTTATAATTTTACTAAGAATTTCTTCTTTAATATCTTTCCCCAATCTACCCTCCAATGTATTATATATTACCTCCATGCTACTAATTATGAAACTCTTAATCTCATCCTCTCCATACTTGTCCTTTTCTTTATAAAAGTATATAAAATTCGGTTTTTTATCCAAGATTATATGTCCGAATAAATATTTCACATCAAGCAAACAGCCCTCCTTAAACTCGCTCCATACTCTTTCGATCTCCCGAATTAAGCTTTTATCTTTTAACTCTCTGGTTAAATTACTCCAGAAAATATAAAAAGAGTGGATCAAAGCAAGCTTATAATCAGTTTTAATATTTATCAAACAATTATTATTTATTAACGTTGTAATCACATTTTGTGTATGGATTTTTTCAAAAGGTGAGTAATCAAAAACTTGCCTTAGGGTTCTTTCCCCATTAAATAGGTAAGATATTATAAACTCGTCGGTTTTTAAATCTCTGCCTACGGGAAGAAATATATCACTTCCTTCAGATTTTAATACTGTGGAGAACTGTTCAGACTTTGTCTTATCAATTTCACTCTTTACATACTTGTTTAAAAAATCAAATACATTTCTTATAAACACTTCAATCTCGTTAGCTCCCATTCTCAACAAATGCCTATAAAAGTAGTGCCACGATGTTTTTTCAGAATTTATCAAATCCTCTAATAATCCTGAAATATCCTCCTCCATCTTAGATATGAAAGTCTGGATATCTTTTCTTAAAGCTCTCTCATTGGTTAGATACTTTCTACCATCTTCCTGAGTCAAAAATCTCCAAAATCTCCACAATATGTATACCCAAAATACCCTTTCATCATCATCTACTCTAATAAGCTTCTCTTCATCTATCAGCTTTCGAAGCAACTCTAAAGTTTTTAATTCTCCCAAAGGAGAGGTCATTACCACATCTCTTACTTTGGCAATACCATCAAAAGACGAGGACACCACCTCTTCCTCTAATGCAAGACCATCTATTCTAACAGGAAGTAAAACAAAATCACCCAAATAATTCATCAAGTCAAGATTTTGAGAAAGATTGACAATAATTTCTAAAGGATCCAAGTTCAAAATTTTATTTTGTGCCTTTTCATCAGGATAGAATACAAAATCCCCCCTATCCCACAAAGCAAGACCTAAAATTGCATTATATCCTTCTATAAAACCACTTCTAACATTTACTATTTTTCCATTCTCAAAGAATATTTCTGCCTTCTTTACCCCAGTATCTATCTCAAGTCTCCCTGTTTTTTTCCCTATAGAAAGAGTCTGAAGTACTTCCCAAAGAGGAATACTCTGCAAATCTCCTCTTATCCCCATAATATTTCCCCTTCTAAAAATTTATTAATATTTAATTATCTTATTAATCCCATTCTTCTCTTTCTATACTGGTCAAACATAATAGCAAGTATGATTATTGCACCTATAGCAGAGGGTTGCCAGTAAGCAGGAAAGCCTAATAACACCATTCCTGTTCTTAAAACTTGCATAATAGCCGCACCAATAATAACTCCAAGAACAGTTCCTTCACCTCCAGTAAGTGAAGCTCCCCCTATAACAGCAGCAGCTATAACATCAAGTTCATATCCCAAAGCTGCCGTAGGAGCAGCTACCCCTAATCTTGCAGTCATTAGGATACCACCAATAGCTGTAAGAGCTCCACAAAGAGTATAAACCAGTACCTTTATTCTTCCAGTATTGATACCAGAAAGCCTTGCAGCCTGTTCATTTCCTCCAACAGCATATATTTTATATCCCCAAGAGGTTCTATTAAGGAAGATCGATGTAATTATACCCAGCACTATCATAAATATAACGGGAAGAGGAATACCTACCCCTAAAAAAGGCACGTCATATTGCCCAAGAGTAATGAAAGATTTCGGTAAATCTCTAACAGGCCATCCTCCCGTTACACCATAGCAAAAGCCTCTCGCAATATTCATTGTACCAAGAGTAGCAATAAAGGGCGGAAGATTAGTTTTACTTATCAATATACCATTTATAAAGCCTATTAATCCTCCAATAAATATTCCACCAAGAATAGAAAGAAATACACCAAAATTAGCCTTAAGCATCATAGCTGTTATCAAACCTGCCATAGCCATTACTGAACCAACCGAAAGATCTATTCCTCCCGTAATAATAACCATCAATATTCCAAAACCACTAATAGCAATCCATGAAAAAGCGCGCAAAATATTAAAAATGTTAGTAGAAGTCAAAAAAGTCTCAGTGGTCAAACTTAGAAATAGAGATAATAAAAATAATATGACAAGAATTCCGAGCTCCTGAATTCTAGACGTCTTTATCAATCTTTTACTTTTTACCCCTTCTTTCATTTACAATCCTCCCCTCATTAATTAACTATATTTCCTGAAGCATAAGCCATAATCTTCTCTTGAGTAGCTTCCCTCCTGGGTACCTCTGCCACAATTTTCCCTTCATTCATGACAAGAATTCTGTCACTCATGGCAAGTACTTCAGGCATCTCTGAAGATATCATAATTATAGAAATCCCAGACTTGGCAAGTTGACTCATAATTGCATGTATTTCAGCCTTTGCTCCCACATCTATACCTCGGGTAGGCTCATCAAGGATAAGTATCTTTGGCTCAGAGGCAAGCCACTTTGAAAGAACTACCTTTTGTTGATTTCCTCCAGAAAGATAAAGAACTTTCTCAAATACTGATGGAGTTTTGATATTTAATCTCCTAACAAAATCTTCAGAAATTCTTGTGAGTTTAATTTTATCAACAAAATTAAGAAATTTCAGTATCTTCTTTATAATAGTTATACCTATATTCTCCCGGAGAGACATCTTTAATATTAATCCCTGATTTTGCCTATCCTCAGGAACTAAACCAATTCCCAATTTGACAGCGTCTTCAGGAGAATTTATCTCTACTCTCTTACCTTCAATTAATATTTCACCAGATTTCTTAGGATCAGCACCAAAGATTAGCCTTACAAGTTCTGTTCTGCCAGAACCTACAAGTCCAGCAATACCAAGAATCTCTCCTTTATAAAGAGTAAAACTAACATTCTTAACTACATCACTACTTAAGTTTTTAACTTCAAGAATTGGTTCTCCCCTTACCACTTCTTCTTTCCTAAACATATCTCCAATAGGCCTATTTACCATAAGATAAATGACCTTATCGGGAGTAGCCTCCTCTCTGGACATATATCCTACCAATTTACCATCTCTTAGAATTGTTATTCTATCAGCAATCCTAAATACTTCCTCCAACCTATGAGAGATAAAAACAATAGCAATACCTTGTTCTTTCAACTGTTTTATTACTTCAAAAAGTTTTTCTACCTCCTCTGGACCAAGAGCAGATGTCGGCTC
Coding sequences:
- the thiF gene encoding sulfur carrier protein ThiS adenylyltransferase ThiF, with translation MNFFEEMLLSYFTKEQLDKIQKTRIVIMGCGGLGSNGAITLTRTGFKNFILIDHDKVEISNLNRQAYFFNQIGMPKAKALKENILKINPDCYIEEYVERITSENIESFMHKGDIIMEAVDSAQTKALILNTAIKLNKKVVSASGVCGYGNSEKIKIRRINNNVSIIGDFESDNSVFKPYAPKVIAISSLQCDEILRMVLYE
- the thiE gene encoding thiamine phosphate synthase — translated: MNKGEKLSLFKDYNLYCLTCEDYSLGRRNIDVVREILNAGVRIIQYREKKKTMREKYQEAKKIRELTAQYNALLIINDHLDLAKIVEADGVHIGQEDYPIEVAKEYLGDEFIIGLTTHTKTQVIEAFQKGADYIGLGPIFPSYTKEKPHPPIGLEIIEWAVNHVHIPIVAIGGIKESNIYEVLKHGAKCIAMVTEIVSSQDIYEKTKNIIRILEGYKNGKNLA
- the thiC gene encoding phosphomethylpyrimidine synthase ThiC, whose protein sequence is MEKTLLEKAKNKEISIEIKSAFENEEIPSLEILLQNISEGKTVIPANKKRKREKYYAIGKGCTVKINANIGVTANYSSFDKELKKAELCEKYNVESVMDLSCGAFAQRFREKLIREFSFIVGSVPVYDLSGRFKDFTKAKPKDFLEVLEEHVETGVDFVTIHAGINRELVEKISTKNRILNIVSRGGSMIYKWMKENKAENPYFEYFDDVLKILKKYDVTISIGDAFRPGCVEDAGEELQIRETYIVSQLAEKAREYGIQVIIEGPGHVRANEIYWTVKMIKKICKDAPLYVLGPLTTDIAAGYDHISGSMGALIASLAGADFLCYVTPAEHLRLPDLEDVKEGIIAFKIAAHSANIARGFKKALERDIEISIARRDLNWEKIINLSIDPEKAKRYRGELNNICTMCGELCAIKNSN
- the thiD gene encoding bifunctional hydroxymethylpyrimidine kinase/phosphomethylpyrimidine kinase yields the protein MPSKTVTKILVIAGFDPSGGAGILLDTKIIHYLGGYAFCIPTCLTVQNTQKVYKTYEINPKYFLKTFEALIKDVDYFDGVKIGALYSKKIIDLIINLIITYELKNIILDPVINPTKGKPLLKKDAFSSLLQLISLCSVITPNIPEAEFLSGIKIKSLDDMEFSLLKIRDKFNIKNIILKGGHLAIGNEVYDLLYTEDKIISFKKEYLKNKHIHGTGCLFSSILTFFLAQNLSIEKAFYETENNFNKFIKRAIKISKGQYVINL
- a CDS encoding metallophosphoesterase family protein, producing MKQIKKLITIILLIIGLCSFAYGFTFAVIGDRAGRPVPGVFERNLSEILKRKPDFIIQLGDILVEGTEKEYKYIGELLRNVNIPFYIVPGNHDLYKDPRGEKFQKFTGRPLYYYFDYENARFIILNNSSGILGKTQLEWLTNVLKENDKKYKFVFMHQPVISPGLFFLLHKADPVESKMLMKLFEEYKVNYVFSGHIHMYYRKEINGVVYIISGIGGARPYVSSDLDEGKPHFVLMEVTDKGIKEEVVRLNW
- a CDS encoding DUF4388 domain-containing protein yields the protein MGIRGDLQSIPLWEVLQTLSIGKKTGRLEIDTGVKKAEIFFENGKIVNVRSGFIEGYNAILGLALWDRGDFVFYPDEKAQNKILNLDPLEIIVNLSQNLDLMNYLGDFVLLPVRIDGLALEEEVVSSSFDGIAKVRDVVMTSPLGELKTLELLRKLIDEEKLIRVDDDERVFWVYILWRFWRFLTQEDGRKYLTNERALRKDIQTFISKMEEDISGLLEDLINSEKTSWHYFYRHLLRMGANEIEVFIRNVFDFLNKYVKSEIDKTKSEQFSTVLKSEGSDIFLPVGRDLKTDEFIISYLFNGERTLRQVFDYSPFEKIHTQNVITTLINNNCLINIKTDYKLALIHSFYIFWSNLTRELKDKSLIREIERVWSEFKEGCLLDVKYLFGHIILDKKPNFIYFYKEKDKYGEDEIKSFIISSMEVIYNTLEGRLGKDIKEEILSKIIREIEDKIGKTKEIYTNLIR